The sequence ATGAATAGTCAATTAGCCTGTCCCAAAAAGCGAAAGAAACTATGTAGGTTGGTTTGCCGCAGAGGAAACATTAAACAGTTGATTGATATAAATAGTTAGAACCTCAAACTATGATCATGTTTCATTAATTTTTATATTTCCAACATTTTTGCACTGAAGCAGACACAACACTATTTTACAACGCTTTTTATTCTTTATCTTCGAAAAGGCAGACGTTTGTGAATCTGAATCTGAAAAATAAATTGGGTATTGTTTACATTGTCGTTGCCATTGCAATTGTCTTCTGCTACGCAGCAAGAAAGTAGCCTCTTGCCCTTTCAATTTATGGTATTGATGTCCTGTGGTTTTTTTTATCTCTCACCAATCCACCAATGGTCACACACATCCACTACTGCCCATAGCTGCTGGGAAAACCAAACCTGAGAAATGTAATTTCCTGATGAAGAGAACAGACTCAAGTGCACCTGAATGCATTACTTATGTAGTCAGGGTTTGGTTGATACAAATTATGAATACATTGGTTGGTACATAAGTACATATAATGGTTCAGTAATGTGGGGATAGGGTAAAAGACAATACCATCTCGCAATAATTTGGTTGATTGGTCTCCCATGATGGTAAAATATTCAGAAACCATGAATTATTGGTTCACACTTCACAGAAAGCCTGATCTCTCCATGATAAATGTAAACTTCTCCCAAGAAAACGTGATTTGAGAGCACATCAAAAGATATACATATACGTTGTGCAGAACcaaattttgtttctagaaaactAAAACCATGAGTGACAAATTGGAAAACTCACTGTAGCTAAGAAAATGACCAGGAATTTGATTTCCCCTTATAGGCATTAACACAAACAACTACCGAGcatgaaaaaagaaggaagtacAATCACGAAccaaagaagcacatcaggaaaAGAGGGAAATCAGAGAGAAGAGGCAGACTTGCGTCTCACGGGCTGGCGAGAAGAAGGTGGACTGCCGGAGCTTTGCCCGCTCAAACTGCATGATGTGCGCGCACGCGCAACAGCTCCAGGTTAACACAACCTCATAGTGGAGCCACGGGGCGTGTCGATCCCATGGCCGGCGGCGACTACAGGGTAGCAGCTGGCCGCAGCACTCTGAGGCGTTGTCGTCCCTCCAATCGCGCCGTCCTGGTCTTGTCTTCATGGCCGAGCGCGCATCCTCGTTAGGTGTCACGTTGCCGCTAGCTAGTATACGCACATCAGAGGGGCACTAAAGAAATCAGGAAGATTTATCAATTGGATAACACCATCCAGTGTAAGACTATCACCTAGCTAGTACACACACATCTAGCCCACACACCACAGGCAACATCACATAAGCCGTGCAAGCACGTGACGAATCAACAACCCGAGCAAGCAGGAAGCAAGGGGTAGGAGGACTCACGACCAAAAGAGTGAGAAGACACAGCCGTTGTCCGCTCACCGTCATGCAGTTCATGTCGAGGCGGATCGACAGGAAGATTCAGCGACTCCTTGCGAGGGCTTGCGTGCTGACCGACCCCAGATGATGGGACGTGGACAACGCGGCGGCTGCGACCTCGAGGCAAGGACGGGGCGGGCATGCCGCTGCAGCCCAAGTTCCACATCCGACAGAAATAGCCTCCGCACTCCTGCATGCCCCATCACCCCCTGTGACCTAGCACAGGTGAAGGAGAGGGGAGGTGGCCGGGGATGGGATTGCGGCGGAAGGAGACGGCGGGGTGCAGCGTTGTTTGTGagagaggaggtggccggggacGGGATTGCGGCGGAAGGAGACGGCGGGGTGCAGCTTTGTTTGTTCACAAAAAAGGGTAGCATCAACTATATATAGGAAGAGGCAGTCAGATCTTTTTCCCTAGAGAGACAACCTGATCGATCTAGAAGATACGGCAAAAGCGGCAACCGCCTAACAAGAAGCATCGTGGCTAGCGTAGAAGGAACAAGAAGCGAACAGATGAGACCAGAAAGCTCAGTCAAAGCGGCGAGACGACCAGAACATGCAAAACTATTCACGAGTAAAAAAAGCCCACGCGGGAATAGCCCCTCAGTCACACGCGTCAAATTGACAAGGCCGgtaaaaaaaatccaaaaacccCAGAAAAAAGGAAGCCTTACAGGCCTAGTATTCTAGTTATTCTCCAAATCTCCTCTGGGCTAAAAGTGAAGGGGGCTCTACCTTTTAAAAGAGCATTACTTGGGCTCTGGCTGCTGCTAAAACTTTCTATAGATGGAAGTTGGGTGATGGTAAACTCATTAGTTTTTGGCATAATGTGTGGGTGGGGGAGTGTTCCCTTAAAGTGCAATTTTGGGACTTGTTCAAAATCTGTAATCAAGTGGATTGTACTGTAGCTCAAGTGTGGGTTGGTGATGAGTTGAAGCTAACATTTAGGAGATGTGTTGACGGATCTGGGATAATTCTGTGGAACCAGCTTGTCTGTTTGGTTAAACAATACCCTCTACTAGATGATCTGGACACCCCCATTTGGGGGCTAGAAACTAGTGGGGCCTTTTCAGTTAAATCTTTTTACAAACAGATCAACTTTGGGGGTGTGATTCCTAGTGTTAGTACTAATATGTGGAAAATCCCTTGTCCACAGAACATTCATATTTTCTTGTGGCTTTGTATTCACAACAAGGTTCTGATAATCTGGCTAAAAGAAGGGAAGTGGATGATCCTTCCTGTCTGTTCTGTTCTGAACCTGAAACGGTTCAACATCTGATGTTTGATTGTGTGGTGGCCCAACATGTTTGGGGTTCTGTTGCAGATTTCTTCAAAATTGAAAACATATCTTGTTTTGATGAAGTTGTGACCTTCTAGCATATGCATAAAATTAAAGCTGTTCTGAACATGGTAACATCTGCTACCTTATGGAGCTTGTGGAGACTAAGGAATGAATTTTGTTTTCAGGGGCGCAAGTGGAGGAATGTGAATTGCATTCTTGCAAAACTAAGCTGCTTTTTGCACCAGTGGAAAGTTCTCTGCGACGATGGGTAGGCAGGCCTACTACAACGATGCATCTTGCTGCTGGACAAGCAACGTGGGGAACTCCTCCGGATCGCCTGGAGATGAGGCTTGGGGAGACCAACTGAAATCAGGGACATCGGAGGGGGAGGTTCTACTTTTGTTGTCCTGTGTTTGTGTTGGTTCCCCTCCGTTCAACTTAGCCAAAAACTTCCGTTGTTTGCTCCTGAACTTGGTTCTTAGTCTTTTCTAGCtgtttttgctttttactttgagCTTGATGCTCTGGATGATCGTCGTCCTGGTCGTGTAATCTCTGAACTGGTTCCGTGCTCTGCTTCAATAAAATGGGGCAGGGGGGGTGTGACCCCCTTTCGTTCAAAAAAAAAGTGTTCATTTGTTCTTTGCATTTCTTTAAGCCACACGACTATAACCGAGTTTCCCCTTTTTGGTCCTAGTCCGCTGTTAGTTTTTGTTGATATTAGATCAGTTAATTAATTGACGCCAAACTCATTGATGTGCCATGTGTCTAGTCGGCAAACAAGTTTCTATTCATGCTTTGAGATTTAAAAATTGGACAtaacgagttgtcgagtggaggcTCTGTGATACTTGCATAACAGATGAACTTCTGAAAGATAGTATGGTTTATTAATGTTAGCATAGTTCCGTCTAAATCACTTTTTTTCTGAGAAACATAGTACGGAGACGCTCCAGCTTGCAATCAGTGTGAGATGAATTGAAGTGTGTGATTCTATTGTGGAATTATGGCAGTATGTCATACATAGTCATAACAAAACTTACAAATTCCATTGTGTATCTGACTATCTGTATAACACTTTCACCGGCAGTTACTACAACTTAGGATGAGAACACACACTAACATCTAACAGTGCCTTCCCACAAAAGTAGAAAAAAGAGTATAAGAAAGAAAAATATCTAATATTGCCTAGTATACCGTGATGTTGTTTACCATACTTGGAATTGCTAAAGTTGCTTCCAAATATGTACATGATAGTCTGAAAACATGAGCTCAACAGAAACTCAGAGCTCATCAACTCGCCATCATCCTATCCAATACAAATGGACATGCTACGACCGGCCAATGATGGCAGGCTGGCCGGTGCTGAGCAGCCGGTAGGAGTTCCCCCTGGCGAGGCCATGCCTCCTCCCGGCCGTCATCCGCTTCTCCTCCTCGATCTTCTCCAGCACCTTGGTAAAGGCCTCGGTGTTGCAGGGCAGCTCGAGGGGCCCCGCGTCAGCGTACCCAAACgcctcctcggcctcctcaagcAGTGCCCGGAACAGCGGGTGGTTCAAGCACTCCGTCCGCACTACGAACCGCTGCTTGCCCGCACCGACGTACACCGAGAAGCAGCCCTCCGCCGGCTTGTTGTTCCTCGCCGTCGTGCTCAGGCACCGGTCCAGCGTCTTGGTGATCAGCCCGGCCTTCCTTGCTGCCGACCCCTTCTCAGCCATGCCCATGGTGCACAAAACCTCGCAGGCTATTGCTAGTTGCAAATTTGCAAAGAAGGTGTAGCAAGCTTGGAATTGGGAGGCGGGGATgcaaggtatatatatatataggcgggtCAAGCAGGATGTGGTCACTCGATCGAAAGGCCGTATTTGAAATCTGAAGCTGGTGAGATCGACCCAAAGGCTTTCTTTTTTCGCGAATACATAAGACTTTGCTCACCATTCCGTTCAAAAAAGAAATGGAATTAGTTGGACAATTATTGCACATATAGAATCAATCCTTGCACCTTAGTCGTTGAATCTTTGGAAGGATACAGCCTGTTGCTTTAGCAGCATTTGCGTTATAATACGCTTTCATGATACACGCGTACAGGGGTAATCATGCTTAATGATATGTTAATCAGAGATTCAGAGTACGATTTGGCTGCCTCGGAAGGTTAAGCTAGGGGAGGAGCTAGCCAGCTGCGACTGTGGATTGTGGAAGCGTGTGTGACATCATTCCATCATGGTCGACTTGGAGGTAGCTAGGAGCTGGAGGAGGGAGGGGGCCAATGGCGTGGCGTCATGGCAAATAATGCATTTGATTTAGCCGCGGATTAGTTAATCCTCTCTGCCCAGCGCTTGCTACATGCTTGGGGTTAGTTTTGAGGTGTCAAACTCCCCAACCATAAGCGGAGTTGTTTAGGTTAGCAGTAGCAACGGCGCATGCAACGCTCCAAACCGACAGTGCCCAGGGAGGCTTTGTTTGATGGGTTCAGACTTGAGACTTTACGTCATCAGCACTCTGAAATTTGACACCTACTTGTTTGGATAGATTTAATTAGGAGTACTATAGGTGAGTGTGTGCTGTGTCTTGAGCTTGTTGCTTGAGTCTGCTGATCTTTGAGTTGCCATTTCCTAGAGACATTCAGGGAGCGAATGTCTTGTGGACACATCAGGTTACATGAAAACTGACCCCCATGTCGTATCTTTGTGTTCTCTTCCCTTGTAACAGTGAGCATAAATTAGATTTGAAGCTTGATGTGAGCCCCTTTGGTTGCTTGTGATATATCAGTCATTATTCCTTTTATTCAATCAATCCATGGAACAACCATGGCCGGTTGCAGTATATCCTCTCGGACACAACATCTACTAAACAACTGTTCGTTTGTTCTTTGCATCTCTTTAAGCCATACAGATATAATCGAGTTTCCATTTTTTGGTCATCGTCTGTTGTCAATTTGTGTTGATATTAGATCACTTAATATGCCAAACCTtcattgatgtgccatatactgcCATGGATGTAATCAGCAAACATGTTTCTATTCCTGCTTTGAGATTAAAAATCCTGTCCTGAGGGGTTTCCTCTGGTTAGCAGAGCGGTCACAAAAGGCAGTCATGTCAACTGgcttaagagcaactctagcagagtcttCATATGTGCTTGCTCGCCATAATAACCAGCCGTTTGACGATTTTGGATGAAAATGCTGCTATAGTGTACTCGTCATCCCACCCTGGATAGTCATAATTTATGGAAGTTGCTCCAAATCAAGCCCGCAAGCCTCCATATTTGGAGGCTCTGCGGCGTTGCTTTGAGATCTAAAAATCCTGAGGGGTTTTTCTCTAGCTCGCAGAGTGGCCATGCAAGGCAGCCGCTCCCACATCAAATGGTTTAAGGTGTGGAGGTCACTCTGCTTGGGAGGCTTGGCGGATTGGGTATCCCGGACCTTAGTAGAGCGACGACTAGCCTCATGGTCTGTTGGTTGTGGAGGATGCGCACGGACCCCTCGGTCCATGGAGGGGTCTAGACCTTCAATTCTCCCATAGTGAGCATGAGGTATTCCCTGCATCCACCAAGATGGTGATTGGTGATAGAGCATATGCCTTATCCTGGGAGGATCATTGGTTGGACAGTCATGACATTTCTAAATTTTTACGTGAGCTTCTTCTTATGGTCTCACTGTGCACTGAAATGGCAGACCATCAGAGAGGCCTTGACTGCCCATCATTGGACCTCGGACATCAGGGGGGCCTAAGCCCTGTGGCCCTATGGCAGTACATCCAAGTTAGGCCGATGGTGCCTCCATTGGCGTTGGAAACCGAACGATCAATACACATCAAAGAGCTTCTACGATGCCCACTTTCAAGGAGTGGTCAACTCGAGCTCCTTGAAGTTGAATAGGAAGTTTTGTCGCTCTTGCCACAGGATCAAGTTCTTCATGTTGCTTGCCTGTCAAGGACGATGTTGGACCACCTAGAGATCGATGAGACACAACCTACAAAATGCAGCTAGTTATGTGCATGCTTGGACTAGTCGGGGGAGACGACCTTCGCCGGTTGTTCCTTCTCGCGCATAGTGTGGAAAGAGGTGCTCTCTTGGATTCGATTGACATGTGGACTAGTGGCAACAAGCAAGTCACTCCATCCAGAACGCTGCTACGAAGGGCATGCCCTCGATCATCATGTTGGTGGCATGGTGCATCTGGAAGCAAAAGCGGTCATTTTGGACAACACTCTACTCTGCTTAGACCGTCTCCTTGACACTATCAAGCAAGAAGCTCTAGGCAATGGCCAACGGCTACGAACGGGGACAATGCCTACCGTTTAGTGGGGTCGTGTTGTAATTTTGGGTGTCACCCATCTTTTCTGGCTTGTACAAACTCTTTTTTAGCAATGCGCTGAGACACAAGTCTTTTAGCGTTTTCTCGATAAAAATTGACCATATGAGTTGAGCCTGCGAGTAAATGGATTTGAAACAAATTTGGATAGAAAATTAGTACATACTCGTGAACGGATCAAGTACAGAAAAACACTATGGTTGATTAATGTTAGCATAGTTTCACCTAAATCACTTTTTCCCAAAACACGGTAAAAACACTGACACTCCAACTTGCATTCTGTGCGAGATGAATTGAAGTGTGCGATTTTACTTTGGAATTTATTCTTTTGAACCATGCAGGAGTACTGCATGTACATACTTTGGAATTTATTCTTTTGAACCATGCAGAAGGACTGCATGTACATACTTTGGAATTATAATATTACGCCATATATAATCATCAGAAAACTTACAAATTCTATTTGTGTATCTGTATACCACTTTCACATACAATTACTACAACATAGGAGGAGAACACACATTAACATCTAACATTGCCTTCTCACAGAAgttgaaaaaggaataaagagGAAAAATATCTAACATTGCCGGGTCTATGGTGATGTTCTTTACCATACTTGGGAGCTAAGGTTGCTTTCAACTGCGTACATGATAATATGAGAATGTGAGCTCAACAGAAACTCAGAGCTCATCAACTCGGCATCATCCAATCCAAACACAAATGTTACGACCAGCCAACAATCATAGGCCAGCCAGTGCCAAGCGACTGATAGGAGTTTGCCCTAGGGAGAACATGCCTCCTCCGGGCCACCATCTGCTTATCCTCCCCGATCTTCTCTAGCACCTTGGCGAACGCCTCGGTGTTGCAGGGCAACTCAAGGGGCCCTGCATCTGCGTACCCAAacgcctcctcggcctcctccagcAGTGCCTGGAACAATGGGTGGTTCAGGCACTCTGTCCGCACCACGTACCGTTGTCTATCTACACCGACGTACACCGAGAAGCGGCCCTCTGCTGGCTTGCCCCTCATCGCCGTGCTCCGGCACCGGTCCAGCGTCTTGGTGATCAACCCAGACCAATCGCGGCAACACCTAGCATGcatgacaagcaatcaagcaatgaaGAAAAAATTCTAGCAATTGATCTTGGCCAAAGATACTCTCCAACGGGTATCCATCGTGCTCTACTGATGGTCGGAATGTGCCCCATATCGGTGCAGGTGTTAGCACGCTCGATGTCTTCGATGGCAAAGCTAGCATCTCAACAAATGCCCAATGTGTGCAGTTTATCTTGATC comes from Triticum aestivum cultivar Chinese Spring chromosome 5B, IWGSC CS RefSeq v2.1, whole genome shotgun sequence and encodes:
- the LOC123112595 gene encoding indole-3-acetic acid-induced protein ARG7-like — encoded protein: MGMAEKGSAARKAGLITKTLDRCLSTTARNNKPAEGCFSVYVGAGKQRFVVRTECLNHPLFRALLEEAEEAFGYADAGPLELPCNTEAFTKVLEKIEEEKRMTAGRRHGLARGNSYRLLSTGQPAIIGRS